Below is a window of Planctomycetes bacterium MalM25 DNA.
GGCGCAACGCGATGCACTACAAGAAGGTCGAGGACTGGACCAACCTGACCGTCGCGCTCGAGCAGCTGGCGAAGCTGCAGCCGAACTTTGTGACCTTCTGGAAGTTCCAGAGCTGGAACCTGAGCTACAACGTGTCGGTCGAGTTCGACGATTACCACGATCGTTACTACTGGGTCCGCCGCGGGATCCAGTTCCTGGAGCAGGGCCTCGAGTACAACCGCGACACCCCGGCGCTGCAGTGGGAGCACGGCTGGGTGCTCGGCCAGAAGATCGGCCGCGCCGACGAGAAGGTCCAGTACCGCCGGCTCTTCAAGGCCGACGACGAGTACCACCCGGAGGACCGCCCCCCGAAGGATCGTGACAACTGGCTGGTCAGCAAGGAGGCCTACCTCGAGTCGGTCGCCGCGGTCGACGAGCGGGGCGCCGACCTCGGCAAGAAGAGCCCAAGCATCTTCTACTCCAGCGCGCCCAAGTCGCAGATGAACTACGCCGAAGCGATCGAGGAGGAGGGCCTCTTCGACCGCGGCGTCTCCGCGTGGAAGCTGGCGGGTGAAGAGTGGCGCGAGTTCGGCAATGTCCCCATCGAACACTCGACCGGCAAGATCCTGGTCTTCAACGACGAGGACTACCTCGCCGAACGCATTGAGGAGCTGGGCGAGCAGCTCGCGGGCATCGTGGATGGGGTTGAAGAGCAGATCCTCGAAGGGCTCCGGGACTCGCTGACCGACGCGCAGCGGGCGGCGTACGACAAGCCCGCCACGGACCGCTCCGAGGAGGAGTACGAGCTCGCGTACGAGGCCCAATCCGTCCTCAAGATCACCCCCGCGATGATCGCCAAGAAGGTCGGCGAAATGTCGCCCGAGAACGCGCGCCGCAGCAAGGAACTCGCCGCCGAACTAGCCGACAAGGAGCAGACCCTCCGCTACATCCGCAACTACCAGGACACGACCAACTACGATTACTGGGCGTTGCGTTGCGAGTTCGAACAGATGAAGGCGGCGTACACCGCCCGCTCGTCGATTTACCGCGCCCGTCGGCTGTTCCGTGAGGAGGCCGACATCGAGGGCGCCCTCGGGCTGTACGAAGAGGGTTTCCGCCAGTGGGCGAAGGTCTTCGAGGAGTACCCGGCGCTCAAGGACGGCGACGGCACCACCGGCGACGACGTGATGGTCTACATCACCGAGTACAACAACGTGCTCGAGCAACTCGACGAGGAGATCGGCGACGACTTCCCGCTCTGGGAGATCATCGAGAACTTCGACGCCGAGCAGGTCTTCGCCTTGCAACTCCGCGAGCGCAACCAGCGCCGGCTCCAGTCCGGGATGGCGCCGCTGCCGACCCCCGCCGGCCCGACTCCCGCCGAGCCAACCACCGATGAGGACGGGGCTCCCGCGGAGGACCAAACGTCCGCCCAGGAGGAAGCCGAGGAAGCGGAGGACGCCGGCGACGGCGAGAGCCCCTCCGCACCGGAGGCCGAAGCCGCGTCCGAGTCCGAAGAGACCGACAGCGACGCTAGCTGATCCGCGTCTCGATTCGAGCCGGCCACGCCAAATGGCTGTCGTCGGCTCCGCCCGCGGGTCGATACCGAGGACGATTCTGTCTTCTCGGTCGACCTTGCGGAGTTTGACGCCGTGCGGAACCTGACGCGTCTATCGATGACCCTGCTAGCGGTGGCGATTTGCGCCCCGCTCGCCAACGGCGACTCTCCCGAGCAGCGCCACGTGCTGCGGATGGAGGGGGCGGGGACCAATCCGCTGCGTCCCCCCGTGGTGACGGCGGTCAGCCTGTCGGCGGACGGCAAACGCCTCGTCGCGGGCGGCGACGACCACCGCCTCCGCGTCTGGGACGCGGAGACGGGCGAACCGATCCGCACGCTCGAGGGCCACGCCGACTGGGTCCGCTCGGCCCGCTTCGCCAAGGACGCCGACCGGCTCGTCTCGGTGGCGGCCGACCACACGGTCTGCCTCTGGTCGCTGGCGGGCGAAGAGAACATGCTGTCGCGCCGGCTCGCCGGCGGGGCGCTGCAAGCGGTCGCCTGGCGGCCCGATGGGCTGGCGATCGCGACCGCCGGCTTCGGCGACAACCTCCGCGAATTCGACCTGGCCGACGATCAGGCCGACCCGACCGAACGGGCCTGTTCTTGCGAAGACACCCGCGCCCTGGCCTACTCGCCCGACGGCCGCTGGCTCGCCGCCGCGGGACGCAACGGCGTCGTCCGCGTGTGGGATCGCGTTGCTAGCGGTCCGCCCCGTGATCTGCCGAGCGATGGCCGCCGCGTGCGGGCGCTCGTCTTCTCTCCCGACGGCGAGACGCTCGCCGCCGGGGGCGACGGGCCGACGTTGCGGTTCTGGCGGTTCGATCAGGCGACGGGCGCCTTCGGTGGCGCCACCGGCGCGCCCGAGGAGCTGCTCATCCGGCCCGGCAAGGTGCATGCCCTGGCGTTCCTGGACGACAACCTGCTATCAGTCGGCGGCGCCATGAACGACATCCGCGTGTGGGACACCGACACCCGCTCCGCACGGGCCGTGCTGAAGGGCCACACGGGCACGGTGGCCGCGTTGTCCGCTTCGGCGGATGGGCGGCGACTGGTCTCCGGCTCGTTCGACACGACGGTCCGCGTGTGGGACCTCGACCCGAACGCCCTGCCGGCGGCCGCGACCGCTTCGCGACCCGCCCCGACCAAACGCTGACGCGCACCGACCCGCGCGATCGTGGCCGGCAGGGACGCCGGCCCGCGAGACAACACAACGGACCGATCGCTTCGGCGAGGTTTTCAAGGAGGAAAGCCCGTGGGATTGCTGAGCACGCTCTTCGGACGCCCCGCCCGCCCGCTGACCAAAGCGCCCCGCCGCCCGCGCGTCGAGGCGTGCGAGGAACGCCGCCTGCTGGCGGCGGACGTGTTGCTGGGGTCGGTCTACCTCGAGGACGCCGTCGAGGGTGAGGACAACGCTCCCGACACGATTCAGGTCTCGTTCGAGGGGGGCGCCGCGGGCACAACGCTCGACCGCCTCATCATCGAGGGCGACAAGCTTGAGATCGTTGGTGGTCAGCTGGTCGAAGGGGAGTACAGCATCCTCGGCCCGTCGAACGGCGACATCTTCTTCGACACGGTGAAAGGGGGCCAAGGCTCCTTCGAGGCGTCGGGATTCAGCGTCGTGAGCACGAACGGGTTCACGATGACCGGCGTCGAGGTGCTCGACGGCGGCACCCGCATCGCCTTCGACTTCGAGGGCTTCGAGGCGGGCGAAGAGTTCGTCTTCAGCGTCGACGTTGATGAGTACGGCGTCACCGGCGGCGCGCTGACCTCGAACGCCTTCGCCGAGGGCGCCGAGTTCCAGGGCTCCGCGATGATCGGTGACTTTTCAGCGCCGGGCTTTGTCGATCTGCGCCTGATGGAACTCTACTACGACGAGTTCGACGCCCGGTTCGCGGCGGAAGAGGCAGCCGCCGGCGCGACGCTCACGCAGCTCCCGCCCGACGACTACGACGACCCGTCCGATTCGAAGATCCCGGTCCGCACCGCCGGCGCCGTGGCGCGGGCGCCGCAGGTCGAGCTCGCCCGCATCGCCGGCTTTGTCTACCACGACCGCTCCGACGACGGCTCGAAGGACAGCGGCGAGGAGGGCATCAGCGGGGTGACGGTCGAGCTGCTCGACGCGACGAACTCGGTCATCGACACGACCACCACCGCGAGCGACGGCTCCTACCAATTCCTCGACCTCGACGCGGGCGTTTACGGCGTCCGCGAGACGCAGCCCGCCGGCTGGTTCGACGGCCAGGACACCGCCGGCACGAGCGGCGGGGTCGTCGTCAACGACCGGATCACCGAGATCGATCTCGATTGGGGCGAACGGTCCGAGCACAACAACTTCGGCGAGCTGCTCGCCGGCTCGATCAGCGGCCGCGTCCACGCGATGAACGGCCCGGACTGCGACTTTGATGACCCGGACATCCTGCTCGCGGGCGTGACGATCGAGCTGCTCGACGCGAGCGGCGCCGTGATCGACACGACCACGACCAACGCCCAAGGCCGCTACACCTTCGCCGGCCTCCGCCCCGGCGAGTACCAAGTGCGCGAGACGCAGCCCGACGGTTACTACGACGGCGGCGAACGCGCCGGCACGGCGGGCGGCACGCTCGCCGACGACCTGATCTCTGGCATCCAACTCGGCTCCGATCAGCAGGCGGTCAACTACGACTTCTGCGAGCACGTTGGCGCCGACCTGTCGGGCTACGTCTACCACGACCGGAGCGACGACGGGTCGCGCGATCCGGGCGAGGAGCCGATCCCCGGCGTGACGCTCAAGCTGCTGCTCGAAGATGGCACGGACACCGGCCAGCGCGCCGTGACCAACGCCAGCGGCTTCTACCAGTTCACGAACCTCGACCGCGGCAAGTACCGCGTCATGCAGATCCATCCCGAAGGCTGGATCGACGGCAAGGACACGGCGGGCACCGAAGGGGGAACCGCCGACAACCCGGGCGACATGATCCGCGAGATCATGCTCGACTTCGGCGACGACGCCCGCGAGTACAACTTCGGCGAGCTGCTTCCCGGATCGATCAGCGGGCGGGTCCACGCTTCCAACGGTCCCGATTGCGACTTCGATAACCCGGACCTCCTGCTCTCGGGCGTGACGATCGAGCTGCTCAACGAGAGTGGCGCCGTGATCGACACGACCACGACCAACGACCTCGGCGAGTACCGCTTCGACGGCCTGAAGCCGGGCGTCTACAGCGTCCGCGAGACGCAGCCCGCCGGCTACTACGACGGCGGCGAGCGCGCGGGGACGGCGGGCGGCACGCTCGCCGACGACCTGATCTCCGCTATCGCCCTCGGCTCGGATATCGACGCGGTCAATTACGACTTCTGCGAGCACGTCGGCGCGAATCTCTCGGGCTACGTCTACCACGACCGCTCCGACGATGGCATTCGCAACGCCAGCGAAGACCCGATCGCCGGCGTCACGGTCGAGCTGCTCGGCGTGGGCGGGGCGGTCATCACGACGACCACCACCAACGGCGACGGCTACTACGAGTTCACCAACCTCGACGCGGGCGTCTACACCGTCCGCGAGACGCAGCCCGCCGGCTGGTTCGACGGCAAGGACACGGTCGGCTCGCACGGCGGCGTGCCGTCGAACGACCTGCTGTCGGCCGTCACGCTCGATTACGGCGACAACGCCACGGAGTACAACTTCGGCGAGCTGAAGGCGGCCTCGATCAGCGGGCGCGTCCACGCCTCCGACGATCCGGACTGCGATTTCGACGAGGGTGACATCTGGCTCGAGGGCGTGACGATCGAACTGCTCGACGTGAGCGGCGCCGTGATCGACACGACCACGACCGACTCCGAGGGCCGTTACTCCTTCGGCGGTCTCCGCCCGGGCGAGTACCAGGTCCGCGAGATCCAGCCCACCGGCTACTACGACGGATCCGAGCAGGTCGGTTCGGCGGGCGGCCTGGCGACTGATGACCTCGTGAGCCACATCCTGCTCGGCTCCGAGCAAACCGCCACGGGCTATGACTTCTGCGAGCACGTCGGCGCCGACCTGTCGGGATACGTCTACCACGACCGCTCGGACGACGGTATCCGCGGCCCGGGCGAGGAGCCGATCCCCGGGGTGACACTGAAGCTGCTTCTGGAAGACGGCACGGACACCGGCCAACGCGCGGTGACCGACTCGCGCGGCTTCTATCAGTTCACAAACCTCGACCGCGGCAAGTACCGTGTGATGCAGATCCATCCCGAGGGGTGGATCGACGGCAAGGACACGGCGGGCACCGAAGGGGGCGTGGCCGACAACCCGGGCGACATGATCCGCGAGATCATGCTCGACTTCGGCGACGACGCCCGCGAGTACAACTTCGGTGAGTTGCTGCCCGGGTCGATCGCGGGCGCCGTGTTCAGCGCGCCGGACGGAAACTGCTTCGATCACGACACGGCCGATCCGATCGCGGGCGTGACGATCGAGCTGCTCGACGCGAGCGGCGCCGTGATCGACACGACCACGACCGACGCCCTAGGCGAGTACCGTTTCGACGGGCTCCCGCCGGGAACCTACTCGGTGCGTGAGATCCAACCGAACAGCCATTTCGATGGCGGCGAGCAGGTCGGTGCCTCGGGCGGCGTGGCGACCGACGACCTGATCACGAGCATCGTGCTCGGCTCGGACATCGACGCGACGAACTACGACTTCTGCGAGGTCCCGCCGGCGGCGCTGTCGGGTTATGTCTTCATCGACGGCGCCCCGATCTTCTCGCTCAACGGCACGCTGCCGGGGAACTACCGCGAGCTGCGCGACGGCACGCGAACGGCAGACGACACTCCGCTGAACCAGGTCGTCGTGCGGCTGGTGAACGGCACAACGGCTCAACCGCTTTGGGCCCTCCGCCCGGGCGAGACGCCCGACGACGCCCCCGACGGCTACGTCGGCGTCGAGACGTTGCCCGGCATGTACCCGGGCCGCGCGATCGAGACCCTTACCGACGCCCGAGGCTACTACGAGTTCCTCGGCCTGCCGAGCGGTTCGTATGGCGTGATCGAGATCCAGCCTGAGGGGCTGTTCGACGGCCAGGACACGGCCGGCAGCACGGGGGGCGCGCCGAGCAACCCGCTGTCGTACGGTGACTCGGTGCGCGTCGTGCCGTTCGGCTCGTCGACCGACAACGACCAGATCACCGACATCAAGCTGACGCCGGGCGACTTCTCGGTGGAGAACAACTTCAGCGAGGTCGATACGACGCCCGGCTGGATCCCGCCCGAGACCCCGGTCGCGCCGCCGGTCTTTACGCCGCCCGTGGCGATCACGCCCGGC
It encodes the following:
- a CDS encoding WD domain, G-beta repeat; translated protein: MRNLTRLSMTLLAVAICAPLANGDSPEQRHVLRMEGAGTNPLRPPVVTAVSLSADGKRLVAGGDDHRLRVWDAETGEPIRTLEGHADWVRSARFAKDADRLVSVAADHTVCLWSLAGEENMLSRRLAGGALQAVAWRPDGLAIATAGFGDNLREFDLADDQADPTERACSCEDTRALAYSPDGRWLAAAGRNGVVRVWDRVASGPPRDLPSDGRRVRALVFSPDGETLAAGGDGPTLRFWRFDQATGAFGGATGAPEELLIRPGKVHALAFLDDNLLSVGGAMNDIRVWDTDTRSARAVLKGHTGTVAALSASADGRRLVSGSFDTTVRVWDLDPNALPAAATASRPAPTKR
- the sdrD gene encoding Serine-aspartate repeat-containing protein D precursor, giving the protein MGLLSTLFGRPARPLTKAPRRPRVEACEERRLLAADVLLGSVYLEDAVEGEDNAPDTIQVSFEGGAAGTTLDRLIIEGDKLEIVGGQLVEGEYSILGPSNGDIFFDTVKGGQGSFEASGFSVVSTNGFTMTGVEVLDGGTRIAFDFEGFEAGEEFVFSVDVDEYGVTGGALTSNAFAEGAEFQGSAMIGDFSAPGFVDLRLMELYYDEFDARFAAEEAAAGATLTQLPPDDYDDPSDSKIPVRTAGAVARAPQVELARIAGFVYHDRSDDGSKDSGEEGISGVTVELLDATNSVIDTTTTASDGSYQFLDLDAGVYGVRETQPAGWFDGQDTAGTSGGVVVNDRITEIDLDWGERSEHNNFGELLAGSISGRVHAMNGPDCDFDDPDILLAGVTIELLDASGAVIDTTTTNAQGRYTFAGLRPGEYQVRETQPDGYYDGGERAGTAGGTLADDLISGIQLGSDQQAVNYDFCEHVGADLSGYVYHDRSDDGSRDPGEEPIPGVTLKLLLEDGTDTGQRAVTNASGFYQFTNLDRGKYRVMQIHPEGWIDGKDTAGTEGGTADNPGDMIREIMLDFGDDAREYNFGELLPGSISGRVHASNGPDCDFDNPDLLLSGVTIELLNESGAVIDTTTTNDLGEYRFDGLKPGVYSVRETQPAGYYDGGERAGTAGGTLADDLISAIALGSDIDAVNYDFCEHVGANLSGYVYHDRSDDGIRNASEDPIAGVTVELLGVGGAVITTTTTNGDGYYEFTNLDAGVYTVRETQPAGWFDGKDTVGSHGGVPSNDLLSAVTLDYGDNATEYNFGELKAASISGRVHASDDPDCDFDEGDIWLEGVTIELLDVSGAVIDTTTTDSEGRYSFGGLRPGEYQVREIQPTGYYDGSEQVGSAGGLATDDLVSHILLGSEQTATGYDFCEHVGADLSGYVYHDRSDDGIRGPGEEPIPGVTLKLLLEDGTDTGQRAVTDSRGFYQFTNLDRGKYRVMQIHPEGWIDGKDTAGTEGGVADNPGDMIREIMLDFGDDAREYNFGELLPGSIAGAVFSAPDGNCFDHDTADPIAGVTIELLDASGAVIDTTTTDALGEYRFDGLPPGTYSVREIQPNSHFDGGEQVGASGGVATDDLITSIVLGSDIDATNYDFCEVPPAALSGYVFIDGAPIFSLNGTLPGNYRELRDGTRTADDTPLNQVVVRLVNGTTAQPLWALRPGETPDDAPDGYVGVETLPGMYPGRAIETLTDARGYYEFLGLPSGSYGVIEIQPEGLFDGQDTAGSTGGAPSNPLSYGDSVRVVPFGSSTDNDQITDIKLTPGDFSVENNFSEVDTTPGWIPPETPVAPPVFTPPVAITPGSALDPLPLPPPERPTQELFGGTSGVGYTWHLSVINAGSPREFVDGEAPMRFASKSTDDAWSGAERDAEALRKAKWRLLASDVEDAELSESLFGSEDAIPVSGDWDGDGVTDIGVFIDGDWYLDLDGDGRWSAGDLWAQLGSENDLPVTGDWDGDGKTDIGIYGPAWPRDPHAVRHEPGLPDAENFPGPIAGKAKNVPPIEEEATSGARLLAKLRASIGQRRTDLIDHVFHFGAPGDAPVAGDWNGDGIRTIGVYRDGYWTLDTNGDGRLDDTDRQVALGRPGDTPLVGDFDGNGVDDLGVYRGGVWFIDPDGDGELEELRFAATDQALAETVEGKPIVGDWDGDGSDEPAVYSPADGAEEPDVRVSQRKAG